A single window of Aquarana catesbeiana isolate 2022-GZ linkage group LG10, ASM4218655v1, whole genome shotgun sequence DNA harbors:
- the RNF26 gene encoding E3 ubiquitin-protein ligase RNF26 has translation MQGLLLVLNGLSRTVDIVLLVLELNYWLVSSLISFLFWTIHFIFSLPGTISLTLLQCWDCVCLGLAVAGESSWVLIVDAVQTVGNVLRGALAGLDALQLAWNLLCHVVIRSKEMMQRGLLNIALSGQNLHRQVWEALTITTSLATYLVNTLLNLILIAVQYVFSALLSFWFCMVNLLFISKEWILTMISQLSNTGATMVILLWAPFQMAADVLVYCSTGVGAIVSKHLYKVLLLLFLIWVSRMVLRPSPAIRFLQEKLSMFYQSLFMCLHIVLSSDVWRRVAERSLQLLRMYGAAWYRSMNAMRTRAQDVPQRVNRVQNRPEPARPADLPPARLIFHVQPNSQRNSAGDRAQTSQRAPPAPQGNAPQGNASTSRKKEAAKEDPWKLLKQQEESRKCVICQDENKSILLLPCRHLCLCAQCSHILLQQPILQRNCPLCRHYILQALNVYM, from the coding sequence ATGCAGGGACTTCTGCTGGTCCTCAATGGTCTGAGCAGGACGGTGGACATTGTTCTGCTGGTTCTGGAGTTGAATTATTGGCTGGTGTCCTCCCTCATCTCATTCCTGTTTTGGACCATTCACTTTATCTTCAGCCTTCCTGGAACTATCTCCCTCACtttactgcaatgctgggactgtgTGTGTCTGGGCCTGGCGGTGGCGGGGGAATCCAGCTGGGTCCTTATTGTGGACGCTGTGCAGACGGTGGGGAACGTTCTGAGGGGGGCCTTGGCTGGTCTGGACGCTCTACAGCTGGCCTGGAACTTGTTGTGTCACGTGGTGATCCGCAGCAAAGAGATGATGCAGCGCGGTCTCCTGAACATCGCCCTGTCTGGGCAGAACCTTCACCGCCAGGTCTGGGAAGCTCTGACCATCACGACTAGTTTAGCCACCTACCTGGTGAACACCTTGCTCAATCTCATCCTGATTGCCGTACAATACGTCTTCTCAGCGCTCCTGTCTTTCTGGTTTTGCATGGTAAACCTGCTGTTCATAAGTAAAGAATGGATTCTCACCATGATCTCCCAACTTTCCAACACCGGGGCCACCATGGTCATCCTCCTGTGGGCGCCATTCCAGATGGCTGCGGATGTCCTGGTGTACTGCAGCACGGGGGTCGGAGCCATCGTGTCCAAACACCTCTACAAAGTTCTGTTACTTCTCTTCCTGATTTGGGTCTCCCGTATGGTACTCAGGCCTTCACCTGCAATACGCTTTTTGCAAGAAAAACTAAGCATGTTCTACCAATCTCTGTTTATGTGTCTTCACATCGTTCTAAGTTCTGATGTCTGGAGGAGGGTGGCTGAGCGGAGTCTTCAGCTTCTCAGAATGTATGGAGCAGCCTGGTACAGAAGCATGAACGCCATGAGGACCAGAGCCCAGGACGTACCGCAGAGGGTCAACAGGGTGCAAAACCGTCCGGAGCCTGCCCGGCCGGCTGACCTGCCGCCTGCCAGGTTAATCTTTCACGTTCAACCCAATTCACAACGAAATTCAGCTGGTGATAGGGCACAGACTTCACAGCGAGCACCCCCTGCGCCCCAGGGCAATGCGCCCCAGGGCAATGCGTCCACCTCAAGGAAGAAAGAGGCAGCAAAAGAGGATCCCTGGAAACTGCTAAAACAGCAGGAGGAAAGCCGCAAATGTGTCATCTGCCAGGATGAGAACAAAAGTATTCTTTTATTACCATGCCGTCACCTTTGTTTATGTGCTCAGTGCTCTCACATTCTGCTGCAACAGCCTATCCTTCAGCGGAACTGTCCACTGTGCCGGCATTATATACTTCAGGCGCTGAATGTTTACATGTAA